The nucleotide sequence CAGATGTCATCCCGAAACATTGCACCGTATAAAACGAATGTTTCATACAAATTTTGAACGGATTATAGCCTAGTAAGTGCGCAAAGCTCGATCACTTTATTATCACGTAAAAGCGCCATTCATAGTTCATTGCAAACTCACAAGTTGTGTTATAATTAAATGAAGCTCTCTAAACTACACAATGAACCCCTTATTTACATCACGTCTGCGCTTAGTTAGTCCTGAGATGATTCACGAGCGTGCAAAACTGCACTTGAAAAAAAACGATCCGGCGCTTCCAGAGGTGAGTGAATTCTGACAAACTAAAACGCTTCTCATTGCCCATTGCGTTCAAGAAATCAGCAGATATGTCTGCATTCCTCAGCGCTGCAAAAACATGTTGCATAGTTTACCAGATCTTcagttgcttttgcttttgtttgagGGTATTTAGCACCATCTAGTACCTCCGTACAACCGGGCCTGGGCATGGCAAACCGCTCCAGTTAACCCCCCCCCCAACCCCCACCCCCCAATGTCGCCCAAGTTAatctaaataaaactgaattgtgaTATACAGTCGAGGTCAATAGTTCacatacacctttcagaatctgcaaaatgttaattattataccaaaataagagggatcatttgAAAtacgtgttattttttatttagtactgacctgaataagatatttcacatagaagacgtttccatatagtccacaagagaaaataatagttacatttataaaatgaccccGTTCGAAAGTTTACTTAAGCTTGATGCTTAATACTTTGTTGTCACCagaatgatctacagctgtgttttttgtttagtgatagttgttcatgagtccctcagttaaaCTGCTctctgttcttcaaaaaaaattctttaagtctcaaaaattctttgttttttcagcatttttgtgtatttgcctgtatgattttgagagccatcttttcacactgaggacaactgagggactcatatgcaactattacagaaggtaaaatgctcattaatgcattacaaggaaacgtgatgcattaagagcctggggtgtaaacttttgaaaagaatggagatgtgtacatttttcttattttgcctcaatatatatatatattttttttttttttttcaataagtaCTTCCCTTCaaaactacagaagatacttacatgtttctcagaagacaagataggttaaatttaccctgatcttcaaattcaaaaagttttcacccaccagctcttaatgcatcgttttttccttctggagcatcagtgagcatttgaaaatgctgaaaaaccaaagaatttgtgggacctgaaggatttttctgaagaatagcgtgcagtttaactgtttaggacaaacaagggactgatGAATAATCATCACTAAaataaacagctgtggatcattcaggtgacaACAATGTATTtggaatcaagtgtatgcaaacttttgaacatttttataaattcaactattattttctctagtggattatatgtaaacgtcttctatgtgaaatatcttattcaggtcagtattaaataaaaaataacatgcattttgtatgatccctcttatttactaaaataattaacattttgcagattctgccaggtgtatgtaaacttttgaccgcAACTGTATAATCACTGcatttttggccaaattgtgcagccctactttGTAGCACAGCAAAccctaaaaaacatttttaaaaaattaaatcttaatcagagaaaattaaaagtaattttttttttccctgaatcGGGCAGCCCTGATCTTTTGCGTTTTCATACTGAAACCACAGACATTCATTCTCCCATCAGTTTAAATTGGTTCATTACAGTAGACGCACACACAGTAGTAGAATCTGGATGTAATGGATATGAAACACCAGGCTACTTGTTCTCTCTTCACTATTCAAACACTCCGAGTGTCCCTCAAACAGACATACTAAAGGACTGGACACAATAATACCCTGTGTCTGAATACAGGCATGTGACTGAATCTTGTATTATCATCCAAATCCAAGTGTCGCTGTCTGACTGAATTCTTTCATCAGCCTGTGAAGGGCTGGACAGTTACTATTGATAGTATTTCCCTTCTAGCTGTCAGCTCGGTGGTATGTGGTAGAGAGCCCAGCAGATTAAAGTGTGTCagagtatatgtgtgtgtgaattttgTTATGGGTGGTTCACTTAGTATAGTGAACAGAGTGTGTGTAGTTGAATCTTAAACggttggttcacccaaaaatgaaaattctgtcattaattactcaccttcatgtcgttccaaacccgtaagaccttcattcgtctccgctttctgaccctgcatagacagcaacagtactaccacgttcaagccTCAGAAATGTCGTGAGGacactgataaaatagtccatgtgacatcagtggttcaaccgtaatgttatgaagttatgaagaaaacaaaaatttcttctcttcctttttgttttctttagacTCAAGacgtattcttgtagcttcacaaaattaaagttgaaccactaatgtcacatggactattttaacaatgtctttacgacctttctgggccttgaacgtgtcagttgccttgctgtctatgcagggtcagaaagctctcggatttcatcaaaaatatcttaatttgttcccgaagatgaacgaaggtcttatgggtgcaacgacatgaaggtgagtaattaatggcagaattgtcattttttgggtgaactatccctttaagataaaTCATGTTTAACCACACTTTTCATAAAGATTATTTTTAGGACTATTTTACTTCCatgatttttctcaaatttgccccccaaaaattaaaaatttaactaatacaaatgtatttataatagtattaatgttatgttattactatattattgtactaaagtttttaaaattaacatgccaaaatttttttaataaatattaaattaatacaaaaaaaaactttttagggTAAAATATGACCTGGACATGTTTATGAAATTcacttatttattataaaactgGTGTCCAGAAATTTGCAAAAGTTAGGTGATAAAAAGTGTTtgtaacacacaaaaataaaaacagaaataaacaatttaGGATATAATGAATTAGTATATTGTTACGTCAtggtgtaagaaaaaaaaaagcatttctgcAGTGCAGTTTGTAATTTTTGAAAAAGAACAGCCTGTACAACACAGATCAGCTCAGTTTTTGTTAACATACAGGCTGAATTCCAAAATAACTCATTGTATGAAGTCTGTTGCTATACTGATTCTGTCAGCTCAGCAGTTATAGATTAGTCTTTTTTAAAGCAGCAGTGattgtattgatttttttgaatgcatctctgttttttttccttctcttaGCTGGAAGAATTGAGCAGCTCAATGTATCCTTCCATATTatggtttgtatgtgtgttgtATGTTAAATATGGCATTTTACTTGACCTTTGACATGAATCCCCAAAGTGGTTGGAGTcccttaaaatgttaagaaaaaaagattaagtCACACTTtatgctaacaaaatgtttattgactCTGTTAAAATCAGCTATTACATGGTGTTTTCCCAGGATTTCTGTTTATCCAGAAAAGGTTTGTGTTACAGTAAAAGCTCTCATTTCTCTCAGCTAAGCATTTAGTCTTAGTTTCAGTAAAATCAGGGATTGTGTTTCTCCAAACATCTTAGCTGAGATTATTCTAAGATTATCTCAGTTGTGTCCTAATAGAAGGCTAACGGATGGGTAAATCCAGTATGTGTGAAGTCAgcattttttatatgtaataggAGCTCCAGAGCTTGTACATTACATGTACATTAGCAGTGCATATCTCCTTAATTCAGTTTATCCAGACAGAAACTCCACCTGGCAGAAAATCAAGACTTACCCAAGACCTCCAGCACCTGAAGCGGGAAACCAAACCCAGCTGACCATCAAATCACTGTGCCGACCAAAGCCCAAGTTGCCATGGCTACAACTCAACTGCAAGTTAATGAAGCACCATCATCATGATCTGTGTCTAATGCAATGCTAACTGACAGCAACAGCATCAAAGCACATTCTCCATGTGAAGCAAAAtggcattttttgtttttcagatgttttaatctttgcatttaaatttgaataattccAATGATTTTGAGCCTGAAAGCTAAATTGCACcccttttttgtgatttatttggataaataatatttgttctTACCTTAGGGATTGCATGAGTTGATTTCAAAGGTTCATTCATCATTAGTAAAGGCTGACTCCGTTTGATCTAGAATTTTTAGATCAGCAATGTCAGAAGTGATTGAAAAGGTGATCATTTACATTATCAGTCAATCAGCACATACACaattgattttcattttgtagTTCATCAGTGTTCTCTGGAATGATGTTGTAAATGGCTGTGGAGTAGCTATAAACTCACTCAGGACTGTTTGAGATCACTCTTAGTGCCTCTTCTCAGTATCTAGATTACATTGATAGTTTGTTTTACCGTAAGGTTTTCACAGGACTCTGCAAATGATGGAACTGGATCTTTTTGTAGATgtttgtacattaaaatagacatagatttatttaaaataatatgttatataCTTTGTTTGTAAACTAGAGTTTTAAATAGCTAGCTAATGTTGATCTAGAAACAGTTATGATAGAAGTTCTTTGTAATTCTTGATGGCACTGATGGAAATGTACAGTATTTGTGCGTTATCTTTGTATAAACTAAAGTGTAAACATATTGAAGCCAGGCATTCAAATTTCAGGTTCTAAAAAGTTGACATCCAGTACTATTTGGGTAATTGTAGAATTACATCTGTTGATTCTAGAATTTCTCTATTTCTTGGAGCACAAGATTGTAGTTGAACTTTGTAGATTTGTAGTCTCTACCCAAAAGCACAAAAGAGCAGAGTACAGTAACATTAAATAAAGGTCAGGAGGTTCAGACAAGCTACAGTGGATGTAGAACAAAACTACTGCAAAAAAACTGTGACATACTCCATCATTTATAATACAACCTCACTAACATCCCTATGAAAGCCAGTCTTCCCATTTTACACCAGTTTCAATGATAAAACATCAGCACAACATATGGACAGGTTTAGGGAAAAGCAAATGATCTACACCAGTTTGATTTTTATACTTCATGATGCAGTAATATCACTTTAAAGCCGACCTCCGCTACGCCTACCTCCAACTATTTCAAGAGAGAATCAGTACTGTTGCCTTGAGGGAAGGACTGTTTTAGATTAATATCAGATTGATTCATGGCAGGATCTAATTCTGCCTCTGCATGTACAGGCTGTTTTCTCTTCCCTCACTGCCTGAGTCTGAAGCATTGaaagaatcatttaaaaaatgacatttgtatTCTTTCTCTGaattcaaatatttcataaaagaaaatatttgtgTGCTTTGCTTTTCGTccatgtcttgttttgtttaacaatgcatatgaactattttatatttgtgtgcTTTAAGTAATAAAACTTAATGCAACAATTCACTCACTTCGactttggtttttttttgtgcaattatGGGACATAACAGTTTGTTGAATGAAAACCACAGAAGTTGGAAAAATGTAACATCATGACCTCTGTTTTCACCAGTGTGTGCTATAAGAAGaccaaactaaataaaaagccTGATATTTTAtccaatatattaaaaatattttttggggaGTGATCATTAAGTATGGCGTTACAGAAACAACcttattattaaaggagaagttcatttcaAGTATAAAAATGGTCTGATAATTTAGGCTACTTACCCCtatctcatccaagatgttcacgtctgtctttctttagtcacaAAGAAACTaaggattttgaggaaaacattccaggatttttctccatatagtagacttcaatggtggcaATGGGTTAAGGGTCCAAAtagcagtttcaatgcagcttcaaaaggctttccaggggtgctcaatcctgctcctggagatctaccttcctgcagagtttagttccaacccctgaccaaacacacctgtctgtaattatcaagtgctccttcaggtcctaattagttggttcaggtgtgttcgatcagggttggagctgaactctgcaggaaggtagatctccagtagcaggattgagcacccctgctctacacaatcccagtcaaggaataagggtcttatctagtgaagctatcagtcattttcttaaaaaacaaacaaaaaaaagtatatacttttgaTCTGCAAATGCTCGCCTTGAAATAGCTCTACTATGTACATGCATGTCTTCGCAAATTgagtaatcacgttggaaaagtcacgtgtggttagtttttcgtctgtgtactaaggttcaaaaaggtatggtcattttcttctccaattCCAAAATAATCCAACATccttgttttaccttttttgtaaagggagtttgactttctttgcacattcgttttgtaaacactgggtcggccACGTCACACGTGCGTGATTAACCTTACATAATGCTGAGGTCGACGAagtgcgagatgagcatttgtggttaagaagtatatcaatttgtatttttcttaggaAATGtaagatcgtttcgctagataagacccttattccttagcTTGGATGAAGTAGAGCCCTTCagagctgcattaaaactgccattttgaccttcaacctgttgttCCCCATTTTAGTCTACTATGTAGTGAAAAATTCTggcatgttttcctcagaaaccttcaTTTCTGTGCTGAAACacatgaaagaaagacatgaacatcttggatgacatagacGTGAGTAAATTATCGAAGAAACCttcgttctggaagtgaatttaaAACCTCTTCCAAACAGCAGGTGGCGGTACTGAGCTGCATGCAAGTCTGTTCATCGGTCTGTCTACAGGGGAAGAGATACACAGTCAACCGTTCAAACAGAGCGGCGCTATGAACGAGCAGAAATGGATTCAGACGTTAACTCGATTTCAGGTATTTTCGTTTTTTTGATAGTAGTATTATTAGAGCTCCTCATATGTgcgtgtatttttatatatatattttataagtacAGTTAACTAATTTTGCCCTTTATCGGAAGAGTAACTTACCTGGGCGAGCtgacagtttttgtttgtttacaatcCCTACGTtcattaatgtcattggtttatAACATTTTTGGAATCTATCTGATTTTTTCTTAGTCCTGGGGTGTCTGTCATttcattcaattattttttttcttttcagtttaaCAGATGCTATGATATTTGCTGTTACGTCTTCCAGtcaactgttttttaaacaacaaaagctCTTTATAACTAAACACGACTAAAGTTTCGTTTTGTCGCAGTATGAGGAAAGTAAAGCTAATATTGTGTACTCTCCAGGCTCATTGTCGTGGTTATGTGATGAGGAAATGTCTAAGTTTGGTTCGGACTCAGTTTGAACAGATTGTGCGAGAGATTGATGGAGGATTGGATCACTTGCAGTGGAGAGGAAACATCATTGCCAAACCTCACTTCACTGACACTGTGAGCATCTCTGTCGTTGCCCATATCTCTTACTGATTATTTGTTAATCACAGAAATTAAGCGTTAATGTTTCGTTATcacttttaagatttttatattatgtcTTCATGTTACATAATGATAAATGTGTATAATGTAATCTATAGGAAAGCCTGTTGCTGCAGTATGAACGCTCCAGGATTCAATCCCATGACCTTCTGGATAACTCAGAGAAGGAACAGAAGATAGAGAATGATGAGAGTGATGACTCTCTCCCACAGTCTGAAATCCAGGTACCGGAGAGAGACGAAGCTACTGAAACAACTAGCAGAGACGCTTCCATACCTGTGGATGGTATTGTGGACAAGAGAGGAGAGAATGTGGCTGTACAAAACCTGATGGATGATTCTACTACACTTTTCAGCACAGTGAATTCAAATGTCAGCTACTGCAGCTTATTTCAGACAGGTGCTTTGagattttgacaaaaaaaaaggatacatacattttaagtcAGGACATGTTTGAGACACTtacgtgtttgtgttttgttttgacagGATCAAATTTGCATTCAGTTTTAAAAGACAAAGCACATACTCCTGACTCTCTGAAGCAGCACCGGAGCACTTTAGCCATGGAGCTGCTGTGGATCCAGCAAGCCATCAGTAGTAGAAAGAAAGTGAGAAAAGTTTAGAGTTTttaccattaatatttaaatatatgtatcaGGGTTGGAAATTAATGAGGGCTTGTGGTTGTGacaaaaatgccccataaattcaagacaatgGGGCAAAATatgcccctgcacaattaaacaatgtattcCTTCATTgtaaacaacacagtgcagatacggtgtaaataaaagattaattttgtaGCTTCAGTCTTATAACAGGAGTTTTATCATAACTTGTACTAGACTTGCCTAACGTCATGGACCGACATGTTTGTCTATGAAGTGTGACGcccaaaacgaaacaaaatattttatatatcaattttaatttttataaatcgattttaataatcattattacaatatataggGTTGACATTAAATACAacatatgtttttataaaaataaggtgcttataaaaattgcccttacaaatgtaaaaaaaaaaagttaatttctgaccctggtaTGTATGAATGTGTCTATGCCTCTGTCTGTGTTTTAGTCTATAAAATAATTCTGCTCTGCTTTCTTTTGTAGTATCTTACCCTCAAACAGAGAATGGATGTGCCACACTGATACTGGACCAGTTCTTAAGCGGACCAACATTTAAAGAActgtttttctcattatttctgtATTACTGTAACATTTACAGCACAGAATGATTGAGAacttttgtaaattatatttatttataagcttgtttacTCCATAAATGGGTTTGTGttaaataagatttttatttttgtaaaaatggcatttctgaaataaatataatatgcgAATGGAGATAGGAGAGAGATACATTTTTCTGTATCCCAAAAAGCTAACACTGTTTAATCCTGTATGAACCAGAAAGACTACCACAACTTAATCTTACAGTTAAGTCAATGTAGTAACATATCTATTTAATTATTGACATTGTATTTGTACTGTATAACCACATGAGAACTACCCTCTTTTTTCCTCCATTTTccaaattcagtgttttttcttGCCTTGCTAAAGTTGCCTTTGGCTTTCACACCAGGGTACTAAATAGATTATATAGGCTACAACATACAATATGTTATGTATAACTAGTATTATGGCATGACTTTCAAGTAACTTCTCTGTTTAACTGTTTATGGTTGGGCAATATAATCAGTATTTTAGCCCTATCTTTAATAcgcataattcatattttatagaTTGTTTATATCGTAGCATAATAAGATATATTATTACCTAGTAAATTTACTTTGCCTGTACACATACATACGCAAACATAAactatacactgtgtgcagaattattaggcatgttgatattctggtcgtatttttttttccaaacacattttaccaattccaaacctcatcagtcttaataactactgtcaattttgtatttaatcatttatatgtgatatataattgtccgtgaaggctggaagtgaaaaactccttctATTCAGTTCCATATGGTTTCAtatccatctctgcaagtcagacttttcaggataggagactaaacatgaactcccaaaatgtactgccagattttggaagataaattcttgaatcagaggtacaagagaatgtgatgcttgtccttcaagagtcactctcaacttatctgtctataaagcctattaaaaaaaaaaaaaaaaactgtcttcatgtatttcacaacacgtcagcttgttattcttattaagtcatgggcattttttg is from Labeo rohita strain BAU-BD-2019 chromosome 13, IGBB_LRoh.1.0, whole genome shotgun sequence and encodes:
- the iqcc gene encoding IQ domain-containing protein C, coding for MNEQKWIQTLTRFQAHCRGYVMRKCLSLVRTQFEQIVREIDGGLDHLQWRGNIIAKPHFTDTESLLLQYERSRIQSHDLLDNSEKEQKIENDESDDSLPQSEIQVPERDEATETTSRDASIPVDGIVDKRGENVAVQNLMDDSTTLFSTVNSNVSYCSLFQTGSNLHSVLKDKAHTPDSLKQHRSTLAMELLWIQQAISSRKKYLTLKQRMDVPH